In the genome of Haloferax mediterranei ATCC 33500, one region contains:
- a CDS encoding helix-turn-helix domain-containing protein has product MRYLTALLKPNGGSAFHPLGEQLTDEPSIKRRAIHHIELLDDDTVLLFAEASGSQERYKQIMEGSPHVNDYLVSGDDRWMAVSQFEPTEETRRGLELQRESNLVIDTPIYFTSNDYLKVTYLGSDDTFKKLSEYIEDIDFVTFELLEMGDYDPNESSFSRMLTSRQEEVLETAVELGYYNEPRQASLEDIGGVVGIAPGTVGEHLRKVEERVFSEIVH; this is encoded by the coding sequence ATGCGGTATCTTACGGCTCTACTCAAACCAAATGGAGGTAGTGCGTTCCATCCACTTGGAGAGCAACTGACAGATGAACCATCTATCAAGCGAAGAGCCATTCATCATATCGAGCTTCTTGATGATGATACCGTGCTGCTATTTGCCGAGGCAAGCGGCAGTCAGGAACGATATAAACAAATTATGGAGGGTTCCCCTCATGTCAATGATTATCTTGTCTCCGGAGACGACCGTTGGATGGCTGTGAGTCAATTTGAGCCGACAGAGGAGACTCGTCGGGGTCTGGAACTACAACGAGAATCAAACCTAGTAATCGACACACCGATTTACTTTACTTCCAATGATTATCTCAAGGTAACCTACTTGGGATCTGACGACACATTCAAAAAGTTATCCGAATATATTGAAGATATAGACTTTGTTACGTTTGAACTTCTTGAAATGGGTGATTATGACCCCAACGAATCATCGTTCAGCAGGATGCTTACATCTCGGCAAGAAGAAGTGCTAGAGACGGCAGTTGAGCTGGGGTATTACAACGAACCTCGCCAAGCGTCACTTGAGGACATTGGCGGGGTTGTCGGAATCGCTCCTGGAACGGTGGGTGAGCACCTTCGAAAAGTCGAAGAACGTGTGTTTAGCGAAATCGTTCACTGA
- a CDS encoding DUF547 domain-containing protein, translated as MSALSSPSAFSYELFRAVKRNEDSDGYFDELAAMDDAFLSELDGRSDAVTAFWVNVYNALVQRDLQVDISLYEHKRRFFGQQRHIVAGTDLSLDDIEHGILRSSKWKYGLGYLPRLFPSSFERTYRLLGVDPRIHFALNCGAESCPPIVAYTASNIDDELERSATSFLQQSSRYDRDANDVWVSRLFLYFRGNFGGRSGIYDTLERYGVIERGDRPRIRYQKYDWTLHKGMYRDEVSSA; from the coding sequence ATGAGTGCTCTTTCTTCCCCTTCGGCGTTCTCGTATGAGCTTTTCCGTGCCGTCAAACGCAACGAGGATAGTGACGGCTATTTCGACGAACTCGCAGCGATGGACGACGCCTTCCTCTCGGAACTTGATGGGCGGAGCGACGCGGTAACGGCATTCTGGGTTAACGTGTACAACGCGCTCGTCCAGCGGGACTTACAGGTAGATATCTCGTTGTACGAGCACAAACGGCGGTTCTTCGGGCAGCAACGGCACATCGTTGCTGGAACCGACCTCAGCCTCGACGATATCGAACACGGCATCCTTCGGTCGTCGAAGTGGAAGTACGGCCTCGGGTACCTCCCGCGTTTGTTTCCCAGTTCGTTCGAGCGCACATATCGCCTTCTTGGAGTCGACCCACGTATTCACTTCGCGCTCAACTGTGGTGCCGAAAGTTGTCCGCCAATCGTCGCGTACACGGCAAGCAACATCGACGACGAACTTGAGCGGAGTGCAACCTCGTTCCTCCAGCAGTCGTCGAGATACGACCGCGACGCCAACGACGTGTGGGTGTCGCGTCTCTTTCTGTACTTTCGTGGTAACTTCGGGGGCCGCAGTGGCATATACGACACGCTCGAACGCTACGGCGTTATCGAGCGTGGAGACCGGCCTCGAATACGGTATCAGAAGTACGATTGGACGTTACACAAGGGAATGTATCGAGACGAAGTTTCATCCGCGTGA
- the acs gene encoding acetate--CoA ligase, translated as MSNGGGPDFETRMAEHGRIDPPTSFVEQATVSDGSIYGEFSDTWPDCWEHAAATIDWSEPYECVLPNDEPPFEWFAGGTLNASYNCLDRHIETGAKNRVAIKWEGHLGETRTYTYQDLYREVNEFAAALRAQGVEEDDVVTLYMPMIPELPIAMLACARIGAPHSVVFAGLSADALATRLESADSEYLVTCDGYYRRGNAIFLKSKADDARLKAAHDLDEMVIVEHLDEAEHLGENQHTYDELVGDHAGSEVPPVERAADDVLFLIHTSGTTGEPKRVEHVTGGYLAHVTWTSQTVLDLKPEDTYLSTANIGWISGHSYVVYGPLAVGATTVMYEGTPNYPEKDRIWNLIEHNAVDVFYTAPTAIRAFMKWGAEYPARHDLSSLRLLGTVGEPINPRAWEWYYKHIGNGECPIVDTWWQTETGGMMITTLPGVDAMKPGSAGPPLPGIDAKIVDGSGKEVPPNEAGYLVLTRPWPGMPVALRHGRRWGREGTSKVDVNGWNYFTGDGAKVDENGYITVLGRVDDVINVSGHRLGTMEIESAIVDVEGVVEAAVVSVDNAETDGVHAYVTLEAAISGDEQMRERISSHVRERIGRIATPDAIVFTPDLPKTRSGKIMRRFLENIANGEEFGDTSTLRNPEIVGELKSIVRDN; from the coding sequence ATGTCGAACGGTGGGGGACCGGACTTCGAAACGAGGATGGCCGAGCACGGGCGAATTGACCCTCCCACGTCGTTCGTCGAGCAGGCCACCGTCTCCGACGGGTCTATCTATGGTGAGTTCAGTGACACGTGGCCGGACTGTTGGGAACATGCGGCGGCGACAATCGATTGGAGCGAACCGTACGAGTGTGTCCTCCCGAATGATGAGCCACCCTTCGAGTGGTTCGCTGGGGGGACGCTGAACGCCTCCTACAACTGTTTGGACCGGCACATCGAAACCGGAGCGAAGAACCGGGTAGCCATCAAGTGGGAAGGCCACCTCGGCGAGACGCGAACCTACACGTATCAGGACCTCTACCGCGAGGTCAACGAGTTCGCGGCCGCACTTCGTGCGCAGGGCGTCGAGGAGGACGACGTGGTGACCCTCTACATGCCGATGATTCCGGAGTTGCCCATCGCCATGCTTGCGTGTGCCCGCATCGGCGCACCACACTCAGTCGTCTTCGCGGGGCTGTCGGCGGATGCACTCGCAACCCGACTCGAGAGCGCGGACTCGGAGTACCTCGTCACCTGCGACGGGTACTACCGTCGGGGGAACGCTATCTTCCTGAAGAGCAAGGCCGACGACGCCCGCCTCAAGGCCGCTCACGACCTCGACGAGATGGTCATCGTCGAGCATCTCGACGAGGCCGAACACCTCGGAGAGAATCAGCACACGTACGACGAACTGGTCGGCGACCACGCCGGTTCGGAGGTTCCACCAGTCGAGCGGGCGGCCGATGACGTTCTCTTTCTCATCCACACCTCGGGTACCACGGGTGAGCCGAAACGGGTCGAACATGTCACCGGCGGCTATCTCGCTCACGTGACGTGGACGTCGCAGACGGTGTTGGACCTCAAACCCGAGGACACGTACCTCTCGACGGCAAACATCGGGTGGATTAGCGGTCATTCGTACGTCGTCTACGGCCCGTTAGCGGTCGGTGCCACGACCGTTATGTACGAGGGGACGCCTAACTACCCGGAGAAAGACCGCATCTGGAATCTCATCGAGCACAACGCCGTCGACGTCTTCTACACGGCTCCAACGGCGATTCGTGCGTTCATGAAGTGGGGTGCGGAGTATCCCGCACGGCACGACCTGTCGAGTCTTCGCCTGCTCGGGACGGTTGGCGAACCTATCAACCCGCGCGCGTGGGAATGGTACTACAAGCACATCGGCAACGGGGAGTGCCCGATTGTCGATACGTGGTGGCAGACTGAGACCGGCGGCATGATGATTACGACCCTCCCGGGCGTCGACGCCATGAAGCCGGGGTCGGCCGGCCCGCCGCTCCCGGGCATCGACGCGAAAATCGTGGATGGGAGTGGGAAGGAGGTTCCACCGAACGAGGCGGGGTATCTCGTCCTCACCCGCCCGTGGCCGGGAATGCCGGTGGCACTTCGACATGGACGTCGGTGGGGTCGCGAGGGTACCTCGAAGGTCGACGTGAACGGGTGGAACTACTTCACCGGTGACGGTGCGAAGGTAGACGAGAACGGCTATATCACCGTCCTCGGGCGGGTCGACGACGTGATAAACGTTTCCGGCCACCGCCTCGGCACCATGGAAATCGAAAGCGCCATCGTCGATGTCGAAGGTGTCGTCGAGGCAGCCGTCGTCAGCGTAGACAACGCCGAAACGGATGGCGTTCACGCCTACGTCACGCTTGAGGCAGCTATCTCGGGTGACGAGCAGATGCGTGAACGAATCTCCTCACACGTTCGCGAGCGCATCGGCCGAATTGCTACCCCGGATGCTATCGTTTTCACTCCTGACCTCCCGAAGACGCGGTCGGGGAAGATTATGCGGCGCTTCCTCGAAAACATCGCAAACGGTGAGGAGTTCGGCGACACCTCGACGCTCCGGAACCCCGAAATCGTCGGCGAACTCAAGTCCATCGTTCGGGACAACTGA
- a CDS encoding methyltransferase has protein sequence MLDLFGASSFTSVTLALDIGLFETLADVDSPLTAESLADRLDAHPDGIAVLCNFLVTEGYLEAVGDRYRLTGMTEKWLLAESETNMGPWFTYWNDLVLPFWERELETAIREGEPSQSIYEWFDEEPARWETAQEGFRATASIFVDDVVDAMTVPAGQGRLLDVGGGHGLYAMELCRRHPDLSATIFDFPDAIDAMQDDIPDEIVERLDTRTGDYWTDDLGEGYDLALLFNVIHAHSPAENTALFERVRDALAPGGRIVVLDQWEGSGRTPVSRAGLRFVALTYHTTLGADVYEHDEVSSWLQTAGFSGIQRQSVGPTAGMAIVEATKQ, from the coding sequence ATGCTTGATTTGTTCGGTGCATCGAGTTTCACGTCGGTTACACTCGCGCTAGATATTGGTCTCTTCGAGACCCTGGCGGATGTGGATAGTCCGCTGACGGCTGAGAGCCTTGCCGACCGTCTCGACGCCCATCCTGACGGGATTGCCGTGCTTTGTAATTTCCTCGTAACCGAGGGATACCTCGAGGCGGTAGGGGACCGTTACCGGCTCACGGGAATGACAGAGAAGTGGCTGCTAGCCGAGTCCGAGACGAACATGGGACCCTGGTTCACCTACTGGAACGACCTCGTCTTGCCGTTCTGGGAGCGAGAACTCGAAACCGCGATACGCGAGGGCGAGCCGAGCCAGTCCATCTACGAGTGGTTCGACGAGGAACCCGCTCGCTGGGAGACTGCACAGGAGGGCTTCCGGGCGACAGCGTCGATCTTCGTCGACGACGTTGTCGACGCGATGACCGTTCCGGCGGGGCAGGGCCGCCTGCTGGACGTCGGCGGTGGGCACGGATTGTACGCCATGGAATTATGCCGACGACATCCTGACCTCTCCGCCACTATCTTCGACTTCCCGGACGCTATCGACGCAATGCAGGACGACATCCCCGACGAGATAGTCGAGCGTCTAGATACCCGGACAGGCGACTACTGGACCGACGACCTCGGTGAGGGATACGACCTGGCCCTGCTTTTCAACGTCATCCACGCGCACAGTCCCGCTGAGAACACCGCCCTCTTCGAGCGGGTGAGAGACGCGCTCGCTCCGGGCGGACGGATAGTCGTACTCGACCAGTGGGAGGGAAGCGGACGGACGCCAGTCAGCCGTGCAGGCTTGCGGTTCGTCGCACTAACCTACCACACGACGCTCGGGGCAGACGTCTACGAACACGACGAAGTTTCCTCGTGGCTTCAGACGGCCGGTTTTTCCGGCATCCAGCGCCAGAGTGTCGGTCCCACCGCGGGAATGGCAATTGTCGAGGCGACCAAGCAGTAA
- a CDS encoding histidine kinase N-terminal 7TM domain-containing protein gives MSWQYTVFALPTLFAMVVSALLGIYSLHHMRTKGRSPVLSAFFAVDVGLVLWTGFSALKLLHTTPAVKLLFYKLLYLGVAPLGPLVFLFVLVHTDRIRRIRPRHIVTVLSIPLVFLVILFTNPSDLAIETPRFIESNGLVLLRVDVGPAHLLLQLLYNAVLSTAAVGIILYEAFRLGRSYIQQAILVSIGIAAPFIFALFSSLGVPPFNPEGVNLVPTSAAVTSLAIGIAVFRYRFLELPPLAYTTAMEASPDGVFVLDPNERIVHVNNQGASFLEQFAADVGDPITKISPKFDLTTSHDDSVRVTLDDGTPMFLSVRSQRLTRQDQVVGWVIVFRDVTDLHRQKQMILDQNEKLRLLNQIIRHDIRNDTAVVLGNARLVDEMVDDEAVSKRLKTIIRNSEHTAELTDTVRNLMKTMLEDEETAHPTSIGGVLWDEANEIIEGNPNAVVDLPDERPDVSVMADDMLGTVFRNLLTNAIRHNDTPEPGVTISVEEQPDTVLVRIADNGPGIPNDRKDEIFGRGEKGFESPGTGLGLYLVDTIVSDYGGDVWVEDNTPRGAVFVTRLRKSELGQSDPGSNRQLSSPEEARSK, from the coding sequence ATGAGCTGGCAATACACGGTTTTCGCACTCCCGACGCTCTTTGCGATGGTCGTCTCCGCACTTTTGGGTATCTATAGCCTGCACCACATGCGGACGAAGGGACGGTCACCGGTTCTGTCGGCGTTCTTTGCGGTAGATGTTGGGCTCGTCCTCTGGACCGGATTTTCGGCCCTCAAACTGTTGCACACGACCCCGGCGGTGAAACTCCTGTTCTACAAACTCCTCTATCTCGGAGTCGCACCGCTTGGACCGCTCGTGTTTCTCTTCGTTCTCGTCCATACGGACCGGATTCGGAGAATTCGTCCGAGACACATTGTGACAGTCCTGAGCATCCCGCTTGTCTTCTTGGTGATTCTATTTACAAATCCGAGCGACCTTGCCATCGAAACACCGCGATTCATCGAGTCGAACGGACTGGTACTCCTCCGCGTCGATGTCGGGCCTGCCCACTTGTTGTTGCAACTCCTCTACAATGCGGTTCTCTCTACCGCAGCGGTAGGAATCATTCTTTACGAGGCGTTTCGGCTGGGTCGTTCGTACATCCAACAGGCGATACTGGTCAGCATCGGTATTGCAGCACCGTTCATCTTCGCGCTCTTTTCGTCGCTTGGCGTGCCACCGTTCAATCCTGAGGGTGTGAATCTCGTCCCAACATCTGCGGCCGTCACGTCGTTGGCAATCGGGATTGCCGTCTTCAGATACCGATTCCTCGAGTTGCCGCCTCTCGCCTACACCACTGCGATGGAAGCGTCACCAGATGGTGTGTTCGTCCTCGACCCGAACGAGCGAATCGTCCACGTCAACAACCAGGGTGCGTCCTTCCTCGAACAGTTTGCTGCCGATGTCGGCGACCCCATCACGAAAATTTCCCCAAAATTCGACCTCACGACGTCACACGACGACAGCGTCCGGGTTACCCTCGACGACGGAACACCGATGTTTCTCAGCGTTCGGTCTCAACGACTTACCCGCCAAGATCAGGTGGTTGGCTGGGTAATCGTCTTCCGCGACGTTACGGACCTCCACCGACAGAAACAGATGATTCTCGACCAGAACGAGAAACTTCGACTTCTCAATCAAATCATCCGACACGATATCCGAAACGATACGGCTGTCGTGCTTGGAAACGCTCGCCTCGTGGACGAGATGGTCGACGATGAGGCGGTGAGCAAACGTCTCAAGACGATTATTCGGAACAGTGAACATACGGCCGAACTCACTGACACCGTCCGGAACCTCATGAAGACGATGCTCGAAGATGAGGAGACGGCCCACCCAACGTCGATTGGAGGCGTACTCTGGGACGAAGCAAACGAGATTATCGAGGGGAATCCCAATGCCGTCGTCGACCTTCCAGACGAACGACCGGATGTTTCGGTGATGGCCGACGATATGCTCGGGACCGTCTTCCGAAACCTACTCACAAACGCAATTCGCCACAACGATACCCCAGAACCGGGAGTTACCATCTCAGTCGAAGAGCAACCGGACACCGTACTCGTCAGAATCGCTGATAACGGCCCCGGTATCCCCAACGACCGGAAAGACGAGATATTCGGCCGCGGTGAGAAGGGCTTTGAGAGCCCCGGGACGGGGCTCGGTCTGTACCTTGTCGATACAATCGTGAGCGACTACGGCGGTGATGTCTGGGTCGAAGACAATACACCCCGCGGTGCAGTCTTCGTCACCAGACTCAGAAAGTCAGAGCTCGGTCAGTCTGACCCCGGTAGTAACCGACAACTGTCCAGTCCTGAAGAAGCGCGTTCGAAGTGA
- a CDS encoding PKD domain-containing protein gives MKQNRREYLRNASVLFTSIAGASVTVSGAESPPQWDSDTTYTGGDRVVHEGYIWEAKWWTHGTEPSTKTGNPWKQIREEGGGSGEELKAVIEMSATTVTVDEDVTLDASKSTGDIDTYEWTVDDRDPITGVETTVSFDTTGDHTVTLTVTNTDEDTATAEKTVTVESDGGGSGDLTPETTIKEFFPKYEDRYIPDIFLDFMPGENDGGHGSHGGHSTTTVKWTDAEKAADFNVDLDAIRNNVSDGSLTFDSLGTQALDWAKQFRSKGLPDHAIAQLLPRLMLLPDKTEDPTFQGPGRAEAWDETAGPVPASNDPSLFYQEQWPTDARNEKEEEVKERDRVYFQAKNDPAWSDDFEYIDNYDSALLDTLQNDTHPATGDPLGGDRFTANAPMEANAEIHGSDWFWHQVLLFKNTSPVPYHLDGAVIWWLGPANFGKTMSAGAYNNEQRPRPGYGHPQRDIIEITLEDKHVPEDYADIDSTLSAYAVRLAYHDSPYNMRTAYPGQYWSIEVSVGEPLTNKFDTPEKRQRVVDMIAETAHVELETDMDLNDDVVDAIELYNRVGN, from the coding sequence ATGAAACAAAATAGACGTGAGTACTTACGCAACGCGTCAGTGCTCTTCACATCGATTGCTGGTGCGAGTGTCACAGTATCAGGGGCCGAGTCACCACCGCAGTGGGACTCCGACACGACGTACACAGGTGGTGACCGCGTTGTTCACGAGGGTTACATCTGGGAAGCGAAGTGGTGGACCCACGGCACCGAACCAAGTACGAAGACCGGAAACCCCTGGAAGCAGATACGTGAAGAAGGTGGTGGTAGTGGTGAAGAACTCAAGGCCGTCATCGAGATGAGCGCTACGACAGTCACCGTCGACGAAGATGTGACCCTCGACGCCTCGAAGTCGACCGGCGACATTGACACCTACGAGTGGACGGTCGACGACAGAGACCCCATTACCGGCGTCGAGACTACGGTGAGCTTCGACACCACCGGTGACCATACTGTCACGTTGACAGTGACGAACACTGACGAGGATACCGCGACCGCCGAGAAGACAGTCACCGTCGAATCAGACGGTGGGGGGTCAGGAGACCTCACACCCGAGACGACGATTAAGGAGTTCTTCCCGAAATACGAGGACCGGTACATCCCGGATATCTTCCTCGACTTCATGCCCGGGGAGAACGATGGCGGGCACGGAAGCCACGGAGGTCACAGTACTACCACGGTAAAATGGACCGACGCGGAGAAAGCAGCCGACTTCAACGTTGACCTCGACGCGATCCGCAACAACGTCTCCGATGGGTCACTGACGTTTGACTCACTCGGAACCCAAGCACTCGACTGGGCCAAACAGTTCCGGTCGAAGGGGCTGCCGGACCACGCCATCGCCCAACTGCTGCCGCGGTTGATGCTCTTGCCCGACAAGACCGAGGACCCGACTTTCCAAGGCCCCGGTCGCGCCGAGGCTTGGGACGAGACTGCCGGACCGGTCCCGGCCAGTAACGACCCCTCGCTGTTCTACCAAGAACAGTGGCCTACGGACGCACGAAATGAGAAAGAAGAGGAGGTCAAAGAGCGTGACCGAGTGTACTTCCAGGCGAAAAACGACCCCGCTTGGTCGGACGACTTCGAGTACATAGACAACTACGACAGCGCGCTGCTCGACACCCTTCAAAACGATACCCATCCAGCCACGGGTGACCCACTGGGTGGCGACCGATTCACTGCGAACGCACCCATGGAGGCGAACGCCGAAATCCACGGGAGCGATTGGTTCTGGCATCAAGTCCTGCTGTTCAAAAATACCAGCCCCGTTCCGTACCACCTTGACGGAGCCGTAATCTGGTGGCTCGGTCCGGCGAACTTCGGCAAGACGATGTCTGCCGGTGCGTACAACAACGAACAGCGACCGAGACCCGGATACGGGCACCCTCAACGTGATATCATCGAGATTACGCTCGAAGATAAACACGTACCAGAGGATTACGCCGACATCGACTCCACACTATCTGCCTACGCTGTCCGGCTTGCCTACCACGACTCGCCGTACAACATGCGGACCGCCTACCCCGGTCAGTACTGGTCGATCGAAGTCAGCGTCGGCGAACCGCTCACGAACAAGTTCGATACGCCCGAAAAGCGCCAGCGCGTCGTCGACATGATTGCCGAGACGGCCCACGTCGAACTGGAGACCGATATGGACCTCAACGACGACGTCGTCGATGCCATCGAACTGTACAACCGCGTCGGCAACTAA
- a CDS encoding ABC transporter ATP-binding protein codes for MCSQYDREYGDRGGGELSKSRSKQPAVEVSNLTKRYGDGENSVEAVSGVTFSIEQGSIVGILGPNGAGKTTCIKSLLSLVVPTEGTTKVAGVDVQRDTSTAFQRIGAVLEGTRNIYWRLTVRENMRFFSAIAGRNPDTMDQRHEELLTKFNLKDKEDTVVRELSRGQKQKVSIVCTLARNAEVVFLDEPTLGLDVESSIELRKELRNLADEEGITVVLTSHDMDVIESVCDRVIIMNSGQIIADRPVAELLSVFTTQKYKITTKAPLATELYEQLVDQYGLSKQTEANSNVYTIQVTGESFYDVVNLLQEYNVRIQSFDAVEVALEDVFLHLTGDGMDETDTGQRLLTEEIAHE; via the coding sequence ATGTGTTCGCAATACGACAGAGAATACGGTGACCGAGGAGGTGGTGAACTCTCGAAATCTCGTTCGAAGCAACCAGCGGTCGAGGTTTCCAACCTTACAAAACGCTACGGGGATGGAGAGAATTCCGTCGAGGCAGTAAGTGGAGTTACGTTCAGCATCGAACAGGGGTCTATCGTTGGAATACTCGGACCAAACGGTGCTGGAAAAACGACGTGCATCAAATCACTGTTGTCCCTTGTCGTGCCAACTGAAGGGACGACCAAAGTGGCAGGAGTAGATGTACAGCGGGACACGAGTACGGCATTCCAACGGATAGGAGCAGTTCTCGAGGGGACCCGAAACATCTACTGGAGATTGACTGTTCGAGAGAACATGCGTTTCTTCTCGGCAATTGCCGGACGAAATCCGGATACTATGGACCAACGGCACGAAGAACTTCTGACGAAGTTCAACCTCAAAGACAAAGAGGACACTGTCGTACGCGAACTATCCCGAGGTCAAAAACAGAAAGTCTCAATCGTGTGTACGCTGGCACGCAACGCTGAAGTCGTATTCCTCGACGAACCGACCCTTGGATTGGACGTAGAAAGCTCGATTGAACTTCGGAAAGAACTTCGAAATCTTGCAGACGAAGAGGGGATCACAGTCGTCCTTACGAGTCATGATATGGACGTCATTGAGAGTGTGTGTGACCGGGTGATTATCATGAATAGCGGGCAAATCATCGCAGACCGGCCGGTTGCAGAGTTGCTATCGGTGTTTACTACTCAGAAGTACAAAATCACAACCAAAGCTCCTCTCGCGACCGAACTCTACGAACAACTTGTGGACCAGTACGGGTTATCGAAACAGACGGAGGCAAACTCCAATGTGTACACGATTCAGGTCACGGGCGAATCGTTCTACGATGTCGTGAATCTACTTCAGGAGTACAACGTTCGGATACAGTCGTTTGACGCGGTTGAAGTTGCTCTGGAGGATGTCTTTTTACACCTGACGGGCGACGGAATGGACGAAACGGACACTGGTCAGCGCTTGCTCACCGAGGAGATAGCACATGAGTAA
- a CDS encoding alpha/beta fold hydrolase → MTDTKTHPNTDASLLADPRVESTYRTVNNVQLHVVAAGEPDAPLVVLLHGHPDFWYGWRDQIISLVEAGFRVVVPDQRGCNLSEAPNGIDSYRVSELSSDVCELIHSEGRESAHVVGHDFGGFVAWHVALRHPSIVNRLGIFNVPHPTVYRNVLRSSPQQIARSWYVWFYQLPKLPEWALSRNDMDNMVASLEVTSNPGTFDEETIDRYHAAWRHTGVGPRVNWYRGFRRSESPPRNTVTQPTLICWGEGDIALLPSMAKKSADYCENSQLRMFPGASHWVHHEREEVTEALLRHLS, encoded by the coding sequence ATGACTGATACAAAAACTCACCCGAATACTGATGCATCGTTGCTTGCTGATCCCCGTGTTGAATCTACCTATCGCACCGTCAATAATGTTCAGTTACACGTCGTCGCCGCAGGCGAACCCGACGCTCCACTGGTCGTCTTACTACACGGGCATCCCGATTTCTGGTACGGCTGGCGCGACCAGATCATTTCGCTCGTCGAAGCCGGCTTCCGTGTGGTCGTACCGGACCAGCGGGGCTGTAATTTGAGCGAAGCTCCCAATGGAATCGATTCCTATCGGGTCTCAGAACTATCCTCTGACGTATGTGAATTGATTCACAGCGAGGGCCGGGAATCGGCCCACGTAGTTGGGCACGACTTCGGCGGGTTCGTCGCTTGGCACGTAGCACTCCGTCATCCATCCATCGTCAATCGACTCGGAATCTTCAATGTCCCGCATCCCACGGTGTATCGAAACGTCTTACGATCTAGTCCCCAACAGATTGCCCGAAGCTGGTACGTATGGTTCTATCAGTTACCGAAGCTACCCGAATGGGCGTTGAGTCGGAACGATATGGACAATATGGTTGCTTCTCTTGAAGTAACTTCAAACCCTGGAACGTTCGACGAAGAAACGATTGACCGCTATCACGCGGCCTGGCGGCACACCGGCGTTGGTCCGAGGGTAAACTGGTATCGTGGGTTCCGTCGTTCGGAAAGCCCACCACGAAACACCGTTACCCAGCCGACACTGATTTGTTGGGGAGAAGGTGACATCGCACTTCTCCCTTCGATGGCCAAAAAGAGCGCCGACTACTGTGAAAACAGTCAGCTACGGATGTTTCCTGGTGCTTCACATTGGGTGCATCATGAGCGTGAGGAAGTAACTGAAGCGCTGCTCCGTCATCTCTCATAA